TGGATTCGAACACCTGCATTGCATACTCAATCTGACCAAGTTTACACAATCCATCAATAAAACTATTGAAAGCAACCAAATTTGTTCTAAAGCCCATCTTATTCAAGTACTTTAAATGTCGCTGGGCACCCTGTATATTACCTGCTTTGCACAACCCATCAATCAAAATAGTGTGGGTGTAAATGTCACATTCCAATCCCATCTTTTCTACCTCATCCAACAACCCAAAGGCATCTTCCAACTTACCTTCCTTGCAATACAAATTAATTAGGGTATTATAACACACCATGTCAAGATCAATACCACTTCTAAACATGTTTCCCATGCATTGATTTGCCTCTTCTATTCTACCAGTTCTAAGTAAAGCACCAGCGACCGTGCAGTAAGCAAAGCCATCGAAAGTATATCCTTTCGCCTTCATTTCTGAAAAAATCTCAAGCCCTTCATTGAACATTTTATTTTTGAAGCAACATTTCATAACCGTAGTGTAAGTTATGGCATTTGGAATATGGCCATAATCCAATATTTCCTTCAGAAGCCCTTTCACCGTCCTCCACTTTCCCGACTTACATAGCCCATCAATAAGAATGTTATAAGTTACCAACTCAGGTCTAAATCCATTACGCTGCAAATTCCGAAGTAACATAAGAGCATTATCCGTATACCAATTCTTGCAAAGTCCAGTGAACATGATATTAAATGTGGCTGGAGAAGGATAAatattcctcaaaaatatatcTTTAAAAACCCTGTAAGCCTCATCTGGTTTCCCCACCTTGAAAAAGCAATGCATCAATATATTGTAACTCCAAACATCAGGAAGAATGCCCACTTGAAGCATTTCATCAAATATATCAAGAGATTGGTACAACAACCTATATCTACTTGCACAAGACAACAAAGTGTTGTATGTAATGACATTTGGGTGTATCCCGGCTTCCCTCATTCTACCAAGAACTGAATAACCAGAATCAATGCCAAATAGACGACAGTATCCATCAATCAGTGTATTGTATGTAACCACATCAGGTAGTATTCCAACTCTAATACCATCTATCAAAACTGCTTCGGCATTCTTCAAATTTTTAACTCTACAAAGTGAAGCAATACATATGTTTAATGACGTGGTTGATAATATCTTGAACATTCTTTACAACTCATCCATCATAGGAACCCCGAGGCCTGCAAGGAACAAGCTTTATCACTACTATAAGCACTCCTGAGCTTAACTTTATATTACCACACAGTTTCTCTAAAGCAAATAGTGGAGCACATTCTTTTAGGCTAATCCAGAACTCAGATGTTAACGGGAAAAAAATTTGCTTATTTGAACAAAATTGGCAAATTGCAATCTTTGGGATTTGAGACACCCTAACCCCTTTTTCTTTACATCTCATTTACTAAATGATTTGACAGAATGAAAAACGAACAGTAAAAATTTTCGGATATGCACTGGTTCAAGCAGATGAAATGTTCAACACGTCATTAGGAAATTCATCCCAAAAACATACTGGCACCAAAACCacaagagaaactaaagcaaatagATCAATAAATGATTAAGAAAGCTGCTTCTACTAACCTAGAATGAGTTATCTAAGCTGAAGATTTCTGCAAGAACACCAGCTTTCACATGTGCCAAAAATCTACAAGCAAACAAATCTCGTGAATGGGTTTTTATTGCAGATTCACAGAGCCCTTTTCGTTCTTCCCTTGTTCCCATGACTCGGGAACTTCTTGTGTATAATCTTTAAGGTCAAGGGTTTAAGGAAAGATTTAAGGGCTCGCAGGCTGGCAGAAAAACCCGAGCTTTGGTTGATGGTGAAGCCATCTAGTACTCGAAGATACAAAAGTTGTGATTtttagattttgaaagaaatgcAGCAAGAATTGACCACAAAAGCCTGCAGATTGCTAATTGGGCTTCTGATTTGAGGTGGAAAGgctttttcttgcatttcttcTGTCATGTAATGGGCCACAATTAGATTAGTAAACTCGGTCACATTCAAAAGGAATAAGCCCTCCAAATTACTCATTTTAAACTTGGGGAATGAAGtaatttcaatagccatatTAACATTTTCATTAAAATGTGCCAAAAACTCAAAGTTGGGACTTGGGCATATATATTTTAGTGTGAATTAAgtaattttattctattttaatCCACCTAAACTCAAACCTCTCCTCGTGAGATTTATTTTGAATTGTTTGCACGCGACCAACTTATAAGTCTATTTTTATGCCCCAAAAATAAAAGTCAATCGAACATGATATAAGGCCTAGTAGAAGGGAAAGGGATCAATAATAAATGAATCTAATTGTTtaccataaaattttttttgaatacaATGTTGTTACAATTGGTCCAATATTAGGGGAAAAGGAATTGTTACGATTGATCCTATACTAGGGGAAGTAGAAAAGAAGAAGCGAATGAACCTATCTAATTTATTGAGCAGTTCGAAAGGAATTAAATAACCTTTGACCGTGCCTCAAAAAGTTTTGGGGAGGAAATGCAGTAAGAGGGATTGATCCCCTAACCTATGCCCAGGAAGAAACTAAGTGGACAACGGAGGGTTGGTTATTGTTTACCATAATTGATTTACAATTATTTGCCATTAACTTTTGTTTCATACACTATCAACATTATTAA
The DNA window shown above is from Coffea arabica cultivar ET-39 chromosome 5e, Coffea Arabica ET-39 HiFi, whole genome shotgun sequence and carries:
- the LOC113743626 gene encoding uncharacterized protein, which encodes MFKILSTTSLNICIASLCRVKNLKNAEAVLIDGIRVGILPDVVTYNTLIDGYCRLFGIDSGYSVLGRMREAGIHPNVITYNTLLSCASRYRLLYQSLDIFDEMLQVGILPDVWSYNILMHCFFKVGKPDEAYRVFKDIFLRNIYPSPATFNIMFTGLCKNWYTDNALMLLRNLQRNGFRPELVTYNILIDGLCKSGKWRTVKGLLKEILDYGHIPNAITYTTVMKCCFKNKMFNEGLEIFSEMKAKGYTFDGFAYCTVAGALLRTGRIEEANQCMGNMFRSGIDLDMVCYNTLINLYCKEGKLEDAFGLLDEVEKMGLECDIYTHTILIDGLCKAGNIQGAQRHLKYLNKMGFRTNLVAFNSFIDGLCKLGQIEYAMQVFESMKVKDEFTYSSIVQGLCSAGRFHLAARLLLSCVRSGVRILRSDKKAVIRGLRFTGFGPQAKKVQSNIRLAKLLHY